A genomic window from Paenibacillus sp. FSL K6-0276 includes:
- the minC gene encoding septum site-determining protein MinC has product MTVKSKHVRIKGIKDGLIFLLDDKCPFEDLLSELRYKLEHSHQNILTGPIVHVDIKLGNRPVTEEDKEAVLEILKGQGNLLIRSIEALPVPGSEDNDALFLMSGILRSGQVLHHDGNLLYLGDVNPGGTITCSGDIYILGSLRGMAHAGVDGNEEAIIAASLMSPTQLRIADIISRPPDEWETRESSMEFAYLTNGAMQIDKIHNLVKVRQDLNVFKGV; this is encoded by the coding sequence ATGACAGTAAAATCCAAGCATGTAAGGATTAAGGGCATCAAGGATGGCCTGATATTCCTGCTAGACGACAAGTGTCCCTTCGAAGATCTTCTGAGCGAGCTTCGCTATAAGCTGGAGCACAGCCATCAAAATATTTTGACTGGACCGATTGTCCATGTGGATATTAAGCTGGGCAATCGTCCTGTAACTGAGGAAGATAAGGAAGCTGTGCTGGAGATTCTGAAGGGACAGGGAAACCTACTGATTCGTTCCATAGAGGCGCTTCCAGTGCCCGGCAGTGAGGATAATGACGCGTTGTTTCTAATGAGTGGGATTCTTCGTTCCGGTCAGGTGCTGCACCATGATGGAAATCTTTTATATCTGGGGGATGTGAACCCAGGAGGGACCATAACCTGTTCAGGCGATATCTATATTCTAGGATCACTTAGAGGTATGGCGCATGCTGGAGTAGATGGTAATGAAGAAGCGATTATCGCTGCTTCATTAATGTCTCCAACACAACTGCGAATTGCTGATATTATCAGTCGTCCTCCCGATGAGTGGGAAACCCGAGAAAGCAGTATGGAGTTTGCATATTTAACGAACGGAGCTATGCAAATCGATAAAATTCATAATTTAGTCAAAGTACGTCAGGATTTAAATGTGTTTAAAGGGGTGTAG
- the mreD gene encoding rod shape-determining protein MreD — protein sequence MNMRRSVLVLLLFLLFILEGTILPWLIPDVWQMRIIPNLVFVVLLFVAVYHHRHTALILGLTFGILHDIVFYGRILGAHSFAMGLSAYLIGLLFQIPRAPLPLMMTVILLGSLLEDSVLFGIYSVFNLNQEPYSWAILNHMLPTMLFHFAIALILYIPLRRQLELIKKEKSTEEAA from the coding sequence GTGAATATGCGCAGATCTGTTCTTGTTCTGTTACTGTTCCTCTTGTTTATTCTGGAGGGAACCATTCTGCCTTGGCTGATTCCAGATGTTTGGCAGATGCGAATTATTCCGAATCTAGTGTTTGTTGTACTATTGTTCGTGGCTGTATATCACCATCGTCATACAGCACTTATACTGGGTCTAACTTTCGGAATATTACATGATATCGTTTTTTATGGCAGAATTCTAGGAGCACATTCTTTTGCGATGGGTCTGTCGGCTTATTTAATCGGCCTTCTGTTTCAGATTCCGCGTGCTCCACTGCCTCTTATGATGACTGTGATTCTGCTCGGAAGCTTGCTAGAGGATAGTGTGTTATTTGGTATTTATAGTGTATTCAATCTCAATCAGGAACCTTATAGCTGGGCGATTTTGAATCATATGCTGCCAACGATGCTCTTTCATTTTGCTATTGCTCTGATCCTCTACATACCGTTACGACGCCAGCTTGAGCTGATCAAGAAAGAGAAGAGTACGGAAGAAGCGGCATAA
- the mreC gene encoding rod shape-determining protein MreC, whose product MLKLFKLLSNKRLFILLITLVLFIVVMGFSLGTRKSLSWPENFLRDTTGFVQKMFYKPAGYVAGLFEDIGNLKDLAEENEQLKILAAQYARDKAQYNFIKARNDDLEKQWKFTEEQKKLYKYEYHIAQVISQTTEPSNSTIVIDLGSKDGVRPNMSVISVDGLVGVISQVSNFTSTVKLMTMMDTNDPNSQPPIAATAISKEGKTFGMIESYDPKTNKLLMNKIPPGDPIAPKDVIVSSGIGGLYPRGLTIGTVESVEVGEFGLTSTAVIKPSAEFQDWKQLIVVFTEERAE is encoded by the coding sequence GTGTTGAAACTGTTTAAACTCTTAAGCAATAAACGTCTGTTTATTCTGTTGATTACACTGGTGCTGTTCATTGTGGTGATGGGCTTCAGCTTGGGAACAAGGAAATCTTTGTCCTGGCCGGAGAATTTCCTTAGAGATACGACTGGTTTCGTGCAAAAAATGTTCTACAAGCCCGCTGGATATGTAGCGGGCTTGTTTGAAGATATCGGAAATCTGAAAGATCTTGCTGAGGAAAATGAGCAGCTGAAAATTCTAGCCGCCCAATATGCGCGTGATAAAGCCCAGTATAATTTCATCAAGGCACGGAATGATGACTTGGAAAAACAATGGAAGTTCACTGAGGAACAGAAGAAATTGTATAAATATGAATATCATATTGCTCAGGTAATTAGTCAGACTACAGAACCAAGCAATAGTACGATTGTAATCGATTTAGGCTCCAAAGATGGTGTTAGACCGAATATGTCCGTGATTTCTGTTGATGGTTTGGTGGGCGTTATTAGTCAAGTCAGCAATTTCACTTCTACTGTGAAGCTGATGACCATGATGGATACGAATGACCCTAATTCTCAGCCGCCAATTGCGGCAACCGCTATTTCCAAAGAAGGCAAAACCTTTGGTATGATTGAAAGCTATGATCCTAAGACAAACAAGTTATTGATGAACAAGATCCCGCCAGGTGATCCTATTGCGCCGAAGGATGTTATAGTTTCTTCCGGTATTGGGGGATTGTATCCGCGAGGATTGACCATCGGTACAGTTGAAAGCGTTGAGGTTGGTGAATTTGGATTAACCTCCACAGCAGTAATTAAGCCTTCAGCAGAATTTCAAGACTGGAAGCAGCTGATTGTTGTTTTTACGGAGGAGCGTGCTGAATAG
- a CDS encoding rod shape-determining protein → MLGSFTKDLGIDLGTANTLVYVRGKGIVVREPSVVAINTDTKTIEAVGESAKKMIGRTPGNIRAIRPMKDGVIADFDTTATMIKYFIRQAQKQRSMFQRHPNVMVCVPSGITAVEQRAVEDATRQAGAREAYIIEEPFAAAIGADLPVWEPTGSMVVDIGGGTTEVAVISLGGIVTSRSVRVAGDEADESIIQYIKRQYNLMIGERTSEQLKMDVGSALPLEKAETMEIRGRDLVTGLPKTLTITSDEICEALSDTVNSIIEAVKVTLEKCPPELAADIMDRGIVLTGGGALLRNLDKLLARETGMPVIVAENPLDCVAIGTGKALDNIHLFKSRSSSSLRSKR, encoded by the coding sequence ATGTTGGGTAGTTTTACGAAAGATTTAGGAATTGACTTGGGGACAGCAAATACGCTTGTCTATGTACGCGGTAAGGGGATCGTTGTAAGAGAGCCTTCCGTTGTTGCCATTAACACTGACACTAAGACGATTGAAGCCGTGGGTGAATCCGCTAAAAAAATGATCGGCCGTACACCGGGAAACATCCGTGCGATCCGTCCGATGAAGGATGGCGTAATCGCTGATTTTGACACAACGGCTACGATGATTAAATATTTTATCCGTCAAGCACAAAAACAGCGTTCTATGTTCCAACGTCACCCTAATGTAATGGTCTGCGTACCATCCGGCATTACTGCTGTAGAGCAACGTGCCGTAGAAGATGCTACTAGACAAGCTGGTGCTCGCGAAGCTTACATTATCGAGGAACCTTTTGCTGCAGCGATCGGTGCAGATCTACCGGTATGGGAGCCAACAGGAAGTATGGTTGTTGATATCGGCGGAGGTACCACTGAAGTTGCTGTAATTTCACTCGGTGGTATTGTTACTAGTCGTTCCGTACGTGTTGCGGGTGATGAAGCGGATGAGTCTATCATTCAGTACATCAAACGTCAATACAATCTGATGATTGGTGAACGTACTTCGGAACAGCTTAAAATGGATGTGGGTTCTGCCCTGCCACTTGAGAAGGCTGAGACTATGGAAATTCGCGGACGCGATCTCGTAACAGGTCTACCAAAGACGCTTACAATCACTTCTGATGAGATCTGTGAAGCATTGTCCGACACAGTGAATTCTATTATTGAAGCTGTTAAAGTAACTTTGGAAAAATGTCCACCGGAGCTTGCAGCAGATATTATGGATCGCGGGATTGTCTTGACAGGTGGAGGCGCCTTGCTTCGTAACTTAGACAAACTGCTTGCGCGCGAGACTGGAATGCCAGTTATTGTTGCTGAGAATCCTCTTGATTGCGTAGCTATTGGAACAGGAAAGGCGCTTGATAATATCCATTTGTTCAAGAGTCGCAGCAGTTCCAGTCTTCGCTCTAAGAGATAA
- the radC gene encoding DNA repair protein RadC translates to MESQPVMLRDLPHEERPRERMMHYGAESLSQAELLAILLRTGTRRESAIHIAQQMLGKIGGLRGLVDLSIEELTEIKGIGPAKAVQLKAGIELGRRLANSRFTMPVIIRCPGDAAEILTEQLRYLQKEHFVCLFLNTKNHVIGQETLSMGSLNASIVHPREVFRAAIKCSSASIICAHNHPSGDPTPSPEDISLTSRLLQAGEIVGIDVLDHLIIGDSSFVSLKEKGHM, encoded by the coding sequence ATGGAGTCGCAACCAGTTATGCTGCGGGACCTCCCCCATGAAGAACGACCAAGAGAGCGCATGATGCATTATGGGGCGGAATCATTAAGTCAAGCGGAGTTGTTAGCCATTCTGCTGCGTACGGGAACACGCCGTGAATCGGCTATTCATATTGCACAGCAGATGCTGGGGAAGATCGGTGGCCTGCGTGGGCTAGTTGACCTTAGCATCGAAGAACTGACCGAAATCAAAGGTATTGGCCCTGCCAAGGCCGTGCAACTAAAAGCAGGCATCGAACTTGGAAGGCGCCTTGCGAACTCCAGGTTTACTATGCCGGTCATTATCCGCTGTCCTGGGGACGCTGCGGAGATTCTGACTGAGCAGTTGCGTTATTTGCAGAAGGAGCATTTTGTCTGCCTGTTTCTGAATACGAAGAATCACGTGATTGGACAAGAAACGTTGTCTATGGGCAGTCTTAACGCTTCGATTGTTCATCCTCGTGAGGTATTCCGAGCAGCTATAAAATGTAGTAGTGCTTCTATCATATGCGCACATAATCATCCTAGTGGTGATCCAACGCCTAGTCCGGAGGATATCTCCTTGACCTCAAGACTGCTTCAGGCAGGCGAGATTGTCGGAATAGACGTGTTAGATCATCTAATTATCGGTGATAGCAGCTTTGTAAGCTTGAAAGAAAAAGGACACATGTAA
- a CDS encoding Maf family protein, translating into MDNSQLIILASGSPRRRELLSLLGLPFEVITSEADESTPPDFTPEQIVRSLALRKAEAVVAAAGERNAVIVGSDTIVVLDNTVLGKPVDELDSKTMLTRLQGRNHKVYTGVACIGLPQGKTIVEHRVTSVTMRAMTDEEIAAYIATGEPADKAGSYAIQGLGSILVERIEGCYFNVVGLPLSLLGEMLSEFGITVLNR; encoded by the coding sequence GTGGACAACTCACAACTCATTATTTTAGCCTCAGGTTCACCGCGTCGACGAGAGCTTTTGTCTTTACTGGGCTTGCCTTTTGAGGTTATTACCAGCGAAGCTGACGAGAGCACACCACCGGACTTTACACCGGAGCAGATCGTGCGCAGTCTGGCTTTGCGTAAAGCAGAGGCCGTAGTAGCTGCAGCAGGAGAGCGTAACGCAGTAATCGTCGGAAGTGACACGATTGTTGTGCTAGATAATACTGTGCTAGGCAAACCGGTGGACGAGCTGGACAGCAAAACGATGCTTACTAGACTTCAGGGCCGGAATCATAAGGTATATACTGGTGTCGCCTGTATCGGGCTTCCGCAAGGGAAGACTATAGTGGAGCACCGTGTTACTTCCGTAACGATGAGAGCAATGACTGACGAAGAAATTGCTGCTTATATAGCTACGGGAGAGCCCGCTGATAAGGCTGGCTCTTATGCGATACAAGGGCTTGGCTCCATCTTGGTGGAACGAATTGAAGGCTGTTATTTCAATGTTGTCGGATTGCCGCTGTCGCTTCTTGGCGAGATGCTGTCCGAGTTCGGTATAACTGTATTGAACCGGTAG
- a CDS encoding DUF4321 domain-containing protein produces MKKKNVGTLLLFLILGWLAGAWIAKLLQPVKALSFLTTSTVLKWSPRADLDIITYDITIHLKLCMLSLVGIITAVWLYRRL; encoded by the coding sequence ATGAAGAAGAAAAATGTAGGAACACTGCTGTTATTTCTAATTCTAGGCTGGCTGGCTGGAGCCTGGATCGCCAAGCTACTGCAGCCGGTAAAGGCTCTTTCTTTTCTAACAACATCGACTGTGCTTAAGTGGTCTCCGCGAGCCGATTTGGATATCATAACCTATGACATCACTATTCATTTGAAATTGTGCATGCTAAGTCTCGTCGGTATTATTACAGCTGTATGGCTGTACCGAAGACTGTAA
- a CDS encoding SPOR domain-containing protein: protein MNNGRMTFRFDVNKDEPKPKPKVVERWSNGGLGTAEEYAEELRQEVGPAQQTWIYEPDFRSTREAPPEDSYDYYSGTVDPRQEEWDERDKDFRYTQQSYLLSDMVSDSRDKLENISTGSYGGSYHTRRPSYWWKLALSVTGAIGTGLLLGYAALSFFYGGNMESSSGNGIADTMATSEQTSGTKDPAGVGTSGLPVTGTENAGKNSIPVQVAAQSYYLLQYGVFSTPAGAEQARQELLTAGLAAGLDPADGNRVYAGMSSDREQAKLLSSGLKNQGIELYVREVALPGAERLVYSGNAEAVKNYFSVSGQLLSELSSQSASLLSAGQTGTAANTSAVSDLHLQWSEAVKVMEQGVSPEAKSICAALEKSMSQGISAWSEYNKNKAQGLLWEVQESMLSFLTSQKQLLSAMN, encoded by the coding sequence TTGAATAACGGAAGAATGACATTCCGATTTGACGTGAACAAGGACGAGCCTAAACCAAAGCCTAAGGTGGTGGAGCGCTGGTCAAATGGCGGACTAGGCACAGCTGAGGAGTATGCTGAGGAACTGCGACAAGAGGTAGGCCCAGCACAGCAAACATGGATTTATGAGCCGGATTTTCGTTCTACGCGTGAGGCACCACCGGAAGATTCCTACGACTATTACTCGGGAACTGTAGATCCACGTCAGGAAGAATGGGACGAACGGGATAAAGATTTTCGATATACACAGCAATCGTATCTTCTTTCAGATATGGTTTCAGATAGCAGAGATAAATTAGAGAATATATCCACTGGCAGTTACGGAGGTTCCTATCATACCCGGCGTCCTTCTTATTGGTGGAAGTTAGCTCTTTCTGTTACGGGAGCCATCGGTACAGGCCTGCTGCTTGGATATGCTGCACTTTCCTTTTTTTATGGAGGGAATATGGAGAGTAGTTCTGGAAATGGGATTGCGGACACGATGGCTACTTCAGAGCAGACTAGTGGAACTAAAGATCCGGCTGGTGTTGGTACATCGGGATTGCCGGTTACAGGGACTGAAAATGCCGGGAAGAATAGTATCCCTGTTCAAGTAGCCGCGCAAAGCTATTATCTGCTGCAGTACGGAGTATTCAGTACGCCCGCAGGTGCCGAACAGGCTCGTCAAGAGCTGTTAACCGCAGGCTTGGCTGCGGGTTTGGACCCTGCTGACGGCAATCGTGTGTATGCTGGAATGTCATCAGACCGTGAACAGGCCAAGCTGCTAAGCAGCGGTCTAAAGAATCAAGGGATTGAGTTGTATGTGAGAGAGGTGGCACTTCCCGGGGCAGAACGGCTTGTCTATTCCGGAAATGCAGAGGCTGTGAAGAACTATTTCTCTGTGAGTGGGCAACTGCTTAGTGAACTAAGCAGTCAATCCGCTTCTTTATTAAGCGCTGGTCAAACGGGTACGGCAGCAAATACCTCCGCTGTGAGTGATCTTCATTTGCAATGGAGTGAAGCCGTCAAAGTGATGGAGCAAGGCGTATCTCCAGAAGCAAAGAGCATTTGTGCAGCGCTAGAGAAATCTATGAGCCAAGGAATTTCAGCATGGAGTGAATATAACAAGAACAAGGCGCAGGGCCTCCTTTGGGAAGTGCAAGAATCGATGTTGAGCTTCTTGACTAGCCAGAAACAGCTGCTATCTGCAATGAATTGA
- a CDS encoding diaminopimelate dehydrogenase, with the protein MKQKIQAAIVGYGNLGKGVRKAINQSEDIELVAIFTRREPGQLEAGEAGVKFEHISAVEQYKEKVDVMILCGGSATDLPEQTPAIARMFNTVDSFDTHAKIPEFYEAVDAAAKQGGTLSVISTGWDPGLFSMNRLLAEAILPQGKEYTFWGKGVSQGHSDAIRRVDGVKAGVQYTVPVQEVIDAIRAGETPELTTREKHLRECFVVAEAGADEARIREEIVTMPNYFADYDTTVTFISEEELAAEHSGIPHGGFVIRSGVTGEGTKQIVEFGLKLESNPEFTASVLVAYARAAQRMSQEGQSGARTVFDIPLGMLSPKSPGELRRNLL; encoded by the coding sequence CTGAAACAAAAAATTCAAGCAGCTATTGTGGGCTACGGTAATTTAGGTAAAGGTGTACGTAAAGCTATTAACCAAAGTGAAGATATCGAGCTAGTTGCGATCTTTACGCGCAGAGAACCTGGACAACTGGAAGCCGGAGAAGCCGGTGTGAAGTTCGAGCACATCTCTGCCGTCGAACAATATAAGGAAAAAGTGGATGTTATGATTCTATGCGGAGGATCGGCTACCGATCTGCCAGAACAAACGCCAGCCATTGCCCGGATGTTTAATACCGTGGACAGCTTTGACACTCATGCCAAAATCCCTGAATTCTACGAAGCCGTTGATGCCGCAGCTAAACAAGGTGGAACGCTCAGCGTAATTTCCACTGGCTGGGATCCAGGTCTATTCTCAATGAACCGCCTGCTGGCTGAAGCGATTCTTCCGCAAGGTAAAGAATATACCTTCTGGGGCAAAGGAGTCAGCCAAGGCCACTCCGATGCGATTCGCAGAGTGGATGGCGTTAAGGCTGGTGTACAATATACCGTTCCAGTACAAGAGGTTATTGATGCCATTCGCGCTGGAGAAACTCCAGAGCTTACCACTCGTGAGAAGCATCTTAGAGAGTGTTTTGTAGTTGCTGAGGCAGGTGCAGACGAGGCGCGTATTCGCGAAGAAATCGTAACTATGCCGAACTATTTTGCCGATTATGATACTACGGTTACCTTCATCTCTGAAGAAGAACTAGCTGCTGAACATAGTGGCATTCCGCATGGCGGATTTGTTATTCGTAGCGGTGTAACAGGGGAAGGCACGAAGCAGATTGTTGAATTCGGCCTGAAGCTGGAGAGCAATCCAGAATTTACAGCTAGTGTTCTCGTGGCATATGCCAGAGCCGCTCAGCGTATGAGTCAAGAAGGACAGAGCGGAGCTCGTACAGTATTCGATATTCCCCTTGGAATGCTGTCTCCGAAATCTCCAGGAGAATTGCGCCGTAACCTGCTGTAA
- a CDS encoding glycosyltransferase — translation MRERMLFLSAQNQSAEDLEGEMRTGSILEILLGKFDIDLLTYASTHKDMSTIDGTALTVHYINGNIASWRSVLRPLHKMRNFTNRSHADKDMKSIIMELCRSNNYRHIFISHSLLGNCIDMVRNLLPDASVITDTYRFESGFAVGKENGKPSNINPYHKLNEALVRRNKRRLMNKTGVLLATSEWDALSFKSLSFADARKVHVVPHFIKMNEYNAFTEPVAKENSMVLHWNMNTRQGIKAAQSFFKKSYPLIKEQVPDIKCYITSQEVHPEVMTLVREDVSVVITGPLKPSADYIRRAKAVLVPIREGCEVSRNILESWALKTPVVTSSTICERLNCEHNRNILLANTSVDVVASVITLLKNPEMATIIADRAHRTLLKDYEVNYVKSKILSLV, via the coding sequence ATGCGAGAAAGAATGCTGTTCCTATCAGCCCAGAATCAAAGCGCAGAGGATCTAGAAGGAGAAATGAGAACAGGGAGTATTCTCGAGATTTTGCTTGGAAAATTTGATATTGATTTACTGACGTATGCCAGTACCCACAAGGATATGTCTACAATTGATGGGACTGCACTAACGGTTCATTACATAAATGGGAACATTGCCTCATGGAGGTCCGTGCTGCGTCCCTTACATAAAATGCGGAATTTCACTAATCGGAGTCATGCTGATAAAGACATGAAGAGCATCATTATGGAACTTTGTAGATCGAATAATTACAGACATATATTTATATCACATAGCTTGCTGGGGAATTGCATTGATATGGTTCGTAATCTGCTTCCTGATGCAAGTGTTATTACAGATACGTATCGTTTTGAGAGCGGGTTTGCCGTTGGAAAAGAAAATGGGAAGCCGAGCAACATTAATCCTTATCATAAACTAAATGAGGCTTTGGTTCGGCGAAATAAGCGGAGACTAATGAATAAAACGGGTGTACTCTTGGCAACCTCGGAATGGGATGCCCTTTCATTCAAATCTCTATCCTTTGCGGATGCTCGTAAGGTCCATGTCGTTCCTCATTTCATAAAAATGAACGAATACAATGCTTTTACTGAGCCTGTAGCGAAAGAAAATTCAATGGTTCTGCACTGGAATATGAACACCAGACAAGGAATTAAAGCCGCTCAAAGCTTCTTTAAGAAGAGCTACCCATTGATTAAGGAACAAGTGCCTGATATCAAGTGTTACATCACCAGTCAAGAGGTTCATCCGGAAGTGATGACGCTCGTAAGGGAGGATGTATCGGTAGTTATCACTGGACCTTTGAAACCATCTGCAGATTATATACGTCGAGCTAAAGCGGTTCTAGTGCCTATCCGTGAAGGCTGCGAAGTCTCCAGGAACATTCTGGAATCATGGGCTCTCAAAACACCGGTGGTTACTAGTTCTACAATATGCGAGCGATTGAACTGTGAGCATAACCGAAATATTTTGCTTGCTAATACCTCTGTTGATGTTGTTGCTAGTGTAATAACACTACTAAAGAATCCTGAAATGGCTACTATTATTGCTGATCGGGCGCATCGCACGTTGTTGAAGGATTACGAAGTGAATTATGTAAAGAGTAAGATTCTTAGTCTGGTATAA
- the murC gene encoding UDP-N-acetylmuramate--L-alanine ligase: MDTTERVHFIGIGGYGMSAIARVMLEMGYTVTGSDVAAQELTDKLIAKGAKIYIGHTAEQVKGADLVVYSTALSSDNVEWVEAERLKIPILHRSQMLARLLNERKGVAVAGAHGKTTTSSMIALVMEECEVDPTYIIGGEIMNVGTNAKAGQGDYVVAEADESDGSFLHYHPWLGIVTNVEADHLENYGGDFNRLKAAYVQFMNQTREDGTAIVCADDENVISLLPEVSGKVITYGIKSKTADYIATDIVLGDRQVSYTMNHNGEVLGRIELSVPGQYNLYNSMAAVIACLKSGISFEKIAEAIVKFHGAKRRFQVLGEVDDILVIDDYAHHPTEIQATISAAKATGKRIIAVFQPQRYTRTFFLLDAFSRAFSEADEVIITDIYSPAGEKQIEGVTSAKLVELIVQNSNAGARHLPTKEDVLADLTPRIAPGDLVITMGAGDIWKVGYALADGLKKH; this comes from the coding sequence TTGGATACTACTGAACGTGTGCATTTTATAGGGATCGGCGGCTACGGTATGAGCGCGATTGCCCGAGTAATGCTAGAAATGGGATATACAGTTACGGGCTCCGATGTGGCTGCCCAAGAATTAACGGATAAATTGATTGCCAAAGGTGCCAAAATTTATATTGGGCATACGGCGGAACAAGTAAAAGGTGCGGATCTAGTCGTATACTCTACGGCTTTGTCTAGCGATAATGTGGAATGGGTGGAAGCAGAGCGTCTTAAGATTCCGATTCTACATCGCTCACAAATGCTGGCTCGTTTATTGAACGAACGTAAAGGGGTAGCCGTTGCCGGAGCGCATGGTAAAACAACCACCTCCTCCATGATTGCACTTGTGATGGAAGAGTGTGAAGTGGACCCTACGTATATTATCGGCGGAGAGATTATGAACGTCGGCACGAATGCTAAGGCAGGACAAGGCGACTATGTAGTTGCAGAAGCGGATGAGAGCGATGGCTCTTTCTTGCACTACCATCCTTGGCTTGGAATTGTTACGAATGTGGAAGCAGATCACCTGGAGAATTACGGCGGAGATTTTAACCGTCTCAAGGCTGCTTACGTACAATTTATGAACCAGACCCGTGAAGATGGCACTGCAATTGTGTGTGCAGATGACGAAAACGTGATTTCTTTATTGCCTGAAGTGTCAGGTAAGGTGATTACTTACGGCATTAAGTCGAAGACTGCAGATTATATTGCCACTGATATTGTTCTGGGCGATCGTCAGGTATCTTATACGATGAACCATAATGGAGAAGTACTTGGACGTATTGAACTTTCAGTTCCCGGACAGTACAATCTTTATAATTCAATGGCTGCGGTAATCGCTTGTTTGAAATCAGGGATCTCCTTTGAAAAGATCGCTGAAGCGATTGTGAAATTCCACGGTGCGAAGCGCCGTTTTCAAGTGCTCGGAGAAGTCGATGACATTCTGGTCATCGATGATTATGCGCATCACCCAACTGAAATTCAAGCGACAATCAGTGCTGCTAAGGCAACGGGAAAACGGATTATTGCCGTATTCCAGCCTCAGCGGTATACACGTACGTTCTTCCTGTTAGATGCTTTCAGCCGCGCCTTTAGCGAAGCAGATGAAGTAATCATTACCGACATCTACTCTCCTGCAGGTGAGAAGCAGATTGAGGGTGTTACATCCGCGAAGCTGGTTGAGCTTATTGTGCAGAACAGTAATGCTGGCGCAAGACATCTTCCAACCAAAGAAGATGTGCTTGCTGATCTGACACCTCGTATTGCCCCAGGCGACCTCGTGATTACGATGGGCGCAGGCGATATCTGGAAGGTCGGATACGCACTGGCTGACGGTTTGAAGAAGCATTAA